TCTGGAAGTGGATTTTATTTCACACCACTAATTAACTGATTGACATCATGAGCTCTATAAATAATTATGGATATGAACCTAACAGCAGCCAAATAATATGTAAGTCcaaataaaacactttaaattttctttatttttatttaactttatgttTTTCAGATCAAAATCTACACAGCACAGACCAACAgtctcttaaaaatttaatagcgGAGTTGACGATGGAAGTGCGGGCTTTAAAGACAGAAGTGAAGGAGCTAAaggaagaaaacaaaataaatttgttgaagCTGACAGAGGAAGTTATTGCGGTCAAATTGGAAAACAGGGGAAAACCCTCTGAAAGTCAAAGCCCAGAATTCGACCAACTACCATTTTACCATAAGAAGGATCTTGACGATTTCGAAGCACAGCTTTTACAAAAACCAGAGTTGTTGaagaaatttgtatgtataatgcTTATGTTGATTTTACCAGTTACAAATGTATAACAAAGAATTATTTATAGAAACTGTATATTAAGAAGACTGGGGGTGAAGCGTCAACCccttatctatttttttatttatttatttattaaaggaaaTACAATTATGAATAATTATACTACCTATAAAATATAACAGCACTAGCGACAGGGCCTTCGGCTGAgggattaaattaatttgtacatTTGATTATCAAATATTAGTAATGAGTTAGGGTTATGACCAATGTTAAAGTATATAGGATATACATGAGTTATAAATGTTACAGTCTCCAAAGagtgtatctacatatatatacatacatagtgtaactatatatgtatacaaatgtttAAGCTAATATTTACAATGTGGATACTTATGATTAGAAGTAGTTATGAGCAGAAGTTTACTTAAAATTAAGTTGTAGTGTATGAAATATATAGAAAGCTGTGATAATGATATTAGGTTGATTTTAGATAAGGTGCTTTAATTGGGCTCTGGAGAtgaagttgtagatattttttatgttggcaGTTGTTGGTTCTTGGAGAAGTTTCGAAGGAGAGGTGTCGATGAGATCCCGTCGTATGTTGCAAAGTGTAGGACAGAGGTTTAATATGTGTTCTACGGAGTTTGGTGAACTGTTGCATAGCCGGCAACCAGGCATTATGTTCCGATCCAGAATATGTTGGTGAGTTAAGATACAGTGTCCTAAGCGAAGTCGTGTGAAAATTTTGATCTCCGGGACGCTGCAAGCGGAAGGGTATGCAGCTTTTCTATGATCAGGATTTATGAGTCGATAGCGGTTGTCAAATGTATCCCATGCCGCTCTCGCTTTAAGCTTTAAGTAGTTTCTTACGAATCGCAAAATGTCGTTGCTTTCGTAAGTTTTCACGTAAATGCATGGACTACGAGTGACGTTTTTTGCTTCTTTATCAGCGAGTTCGTTACCTGGAATGCCACAGTGGCCTGGAATCCACATTAGTTTAACTTTTCTTTGGCCATCAATTAATTTGTCCCGAATTTCTCTGATTAGAGGGCTACTGTTGGATATATTTTGGACGGCTGTGATTGTTGCAAGACTGTCGGTACATATTACAAATTTGCCTTTGCAAAGTGATGACCAGTGGGTAGCTTCTTTTATGGCGTATGCTTCAGCGGTGAAGACCGAGCATGGCGATAAAAGTAAcctctttttaataattttcgcgTTCTCCGAAACCACTGCATAAGCAGTGTTGTGGGAGTTTTTGGATCCATCTGTGTAAATGAATTTCCATCCTTCTGAAATGAGCACTCTTTCACGATGTATAAAGAGTTGTTTGTATACCTCACCATTCGTGGAAGCTTTGTTCCATCTCATTAATTTGTCTTCTATAACAGAAGAGGGAAGAGTCCATGGTGGGTGTTTGCTAATCTTCGAAGGCTTAGGTGTAAGGGGTATATCAATTTCATGGGCGTACTTTAGGACAAGGTGTATAGTTGAAGGGAACTTGAGTGTTCGTTTGCGTCGTGTGGCCAACCGTACGTCGTTGAGCAAATTAGCGTTAGCGCCTAGATAAACCTTTGGTATTAACTGCATTGTGCTAAACTTCAGTCTTTCGTTTATATGTGGCATTCCGGATTCGGCAAGTATGCTTATGGTGCtggaggttggaaaggcccttAGGCTACGTCTTACTGCCATGTGATAAGGTGCATAGAGTTTTTTCAAATCGCTGCCAGCATGATGCCCGTAGATTGGTAGTCCGTAGTCAATAACCGATAAAATTAGAGATCTCACGACGTTAATTAGTATTGTAGGATGAATGAAAGAATGTCGTGAAGATAAgaacttaattatatttaacctatcaaaaagtttttttcttacatataaACAATGTTTTTTGAACTTAAACTTAGAGTCGAAAATAAGTCCTAAAATTTTAATAGCATTAACAGTAGGTATACTTATGTTCCTAAATgtgatattaatattattacagttttttttacgACAGATGTGTAAGATGTTACATTTATCTAATGATAACTTAGCGCCAGATGTGAGAGACCAATTAGATATATCATTAAGTA
Above is a genomic segment from Bactrocera neohumeralis isolate Rockhampton unplaced genomic scaffold, APGP_CSIRO_Bneo_wtdbg2-racon-allhic-juicebox.fasta_v2 cluster09, whole genome shotgun sequence containing:
- the LOC126763966 gene encoding uncharacterized protein LOC126763966; amino-acid sequence: MSSINNYGYEPNSSQIIYQNLHSTDQQSLKNLIAELTMEVRALKTEVKELKEENKINLLKLTEEVIAVKLENRGKPSESQSPEFDQLPFYHKKDLDDFEAQLLQKPELLKKFVCIMLMLILPVTNV